The Gemmatimonadaceae bacterium genome includes the window TCTACAGCGAGGCCGATCGCGAGTCGCTGCACGTGCGCTTTGCCGATGACGATGTCTGCATCGGTCCGGCGCCCGCGCGCGAGAGCTACCTCAAGATCCCGCGCCTGATCGCCGCCGCCGAGATCACCGGCGCCGACGCCATCCACCCCGGCTACGGCTTCCTCGCCGAGAACGCCGAGTTCGCCGAGACGTGCGCGGCGAGCGGCATCACCTTCATCGGGCCCACGCCGCAGCAGATCCGGATGATGGGCGACAAGGCCGCGGCGCGCGCCAAGATGATCGAGAATGGCGTCCCCGTCGTGCCCGGCACGCCCGGTCCCGTCGAGGATCCCGAGGCCGCGCTCGGTTTCGCGCGGCAGATCGGCTTCCCCGTCATCATCAAGGCCGCCGCCGGCGGGGGCGGCAAGGGGATGCGCGTCGCCAACGACGAGGACGAGTTCCTGCGGTCGTTCCAGATGGCGCGCACCGAGGCGCTCTCCGCCTTCGGCAACGGCGATGTGTACGTCGAGAAGTACCTGCGCCGGCCGCGCCACATCGAGTTCCAGGTGCTCGGCGACACGCACGGCAACGTCATCCACCTCGGCGAGCGCGACTGCTCCGTGCAGCGGCGGCACCAGAAGCTCATCGAGGAGTCGCCCTCGCCCGCGATGACTCCCGCGCTCCGCGAGCGGATGGGCGAGGCGGCGGTGCTCGGCGCCAAGGCCATCGAGTACGTCGGCGCCGGCACCGTGGAGATGCTGCTCGACACCGACGGGTCGTTCTACTTCATGGAGATGAACACCCGCATCCAGGTGGAGCATCCCGTCACCGAGATGATCACGTGCGTGGATCTCGTGAAGGAGCAGATCCGCGTCGCGGCCGGCGAACCGCTCAAGCACAAGGAAACACCGCCGATGCGCGGGCACGTCATCGAGTGCCGCATCAATGCGGAGGATCCGTTCCAGAACTTCCAGCCCTCACCCGGCAAGATCGAGGTCTTCCATCTCCCCGGCGGCAACGGCGTGCGCGTGGACACGCACGCCTACGCCGGCTACACCGTCCCGCCGTTCTATGACTCGATGATCGCCAAGCTCATCGTCCACGGCGAAGACCGCCCCGAAGCGCTGGCCAAGATGCGGCTGGCCCTCGACACGTTCATCGTGCAGGGCGTGACGACCACCATTCCGTTCCTGAGCAAGGTGATGAGCCATCCGGAGTTCGTGCGGGGGGATGTGCATACGAAATTCCTTGAGGTGGAAGGGAAGGATCTCTTCGAGGGGTGAGGGGGGACGGAACGGGGAGGAGGTAGAGGCTTAAGGAACGAGGGAGGGGATGTGGAACGAGGAGGGAGGCCGCTGGCGCGCCAGCGATCCCCCTCCTCGTTCCGCATCCCGTCCCCCCTCGCCTGGCCTCTACCCCCTCCTCGTTCCGAAAGCGGTTAGCCTCTACCCCCTCCTCGTTCCGATCGCAGTCCCCTTCGTCGTCCATCCTCCCGTCCTGCTGACATTCGCGTGCATTCCCAGCACCAGCCGGCGCAGCTGCGCGATGAGATCCACGCGTCGTTCCAGCCGGTCCGCATGCAGGTGGGCGCGCAGGCTCATGTACCACACGGTTGCTTCGCGCACAGAACCGAGTGCGTACGCATAGAAGCGCACCCGGTCGTTCGGAGTGCGCCGCGAGTATCCCTCGCTCAGGTTTGCGCTGATCGACGCGACCGCGCGACGAAGCTGGTCCGCGCTCTGCGCATGCAGCGGCGGATGCGCGTCGGCAATATCAGCGAGACAGCAATCGAGCAGGTACCGGGAAACTCGATAAGCGTGCAGTTTCCAGATCGGGTCTCCCGTCTCCGCGGGCGAAACGCTTGCCTCCCACCGGCCGAGCTCCTCGAGTAGAGCGATGTCCATGCGGGAAG containing:
- the accC gene encoding acetyl-CoA carboxylase biotin carboxylase subunit, giving the protein MFKKVLIANRGEIALRVIRACRELGIQTVAVYSEADRESLHVRFADDDVCIGPAPARESYLKIPRLIAAAEITGADAIHPGYGFLAENAEFAETCAASGITFIGPTPQQIRMMGDKAAARAKMIENGVPVVPGTPGPVEDPEAALGFARQIGFPVIIKAAAGGGGKGMRVANDEDEFLRSFQMARTEALSAFGNGDVYVEKYLRRPRHIEFQVLGDTHGNVIHLGERDCSVQRRHQKLIEESPSPAMTPALRERMGEAAVLGAKAIEYVGAGTVEMLLDTDGSFYFMEMNTRIQVEHPVTEMITCVDLVKEQIRVAAGEPLKHKETPPMRGHVIECRINAEDPFQNFQPSPGKIEVFHLPGGNGVRVDTHAYAGYTVPPFYDSMIAKLIVHGEDRPEALAKMRLALDTFIVQGVTTTIPFLSKVMSHPEFVRGDVHTKFLEVEGKDLFEG
- a CDS encoding four helix bundle protein, with amino-acid sequence MDIALLEELGRWEASVSPAETGDPIWKLHAYRVSRYLLDCCLADIADAHPPLHAQSADQLRRAVASISANLSEGYSRRTPNDRVRFYAYALGSVREATVWYMSLRAHLHADRLERRVDLIAQLRRLVLGMHANVSRTGGWTTKGTAIGTRRG